DNA from Debaryomyces hansenii CBS767 chromosome A complete sequence:
TAGGTCAAAATGATCTCTAATCAACGTATTATGCCAAGTATAAGACAAGCCGAAAAGTATGCAAAAATGTGAAAGGTTATTACTTCTCTCCTTGACTTCAGTTATGAAAATAAACCTCAAAATATActtaaaaatttaaaagaGGATttgtcaatttcttcagCACCTAATTTGATCTGGGTACTAACTGACTTTTTGTGgttaaattttttgttgaaaatttgtAAAAATGCCGAGCGCTCGTAACCGATACGATCCAACACGTACTTCgaattaaattaattgacGTGTTCAACGTTAGTTGGTAAATGATTCTACCTTGTATACAACAGCTAAGAGATAAAGTCTATAAAACTGATTAATGTAGTACTTATAAAGTGCAAAAAAGTAATTCCAATCAGAGCATGGACTCTAAACCTCACTCTCACCAGAATGTTACTCacttataatttttcaatactaATGCAGTCTACaaatttgttttttttaaatattattatctattatttaACTATAATAcgaaaaaattaaaattaactTAAAAATATGACGGGAATAAGggaatcaaaataaaaatgttCGGGAAAAAAAGCGAGTATAAAAATAATCTTGTCAGTACTAACGAATGAGGAATTAACATGGAGTGCAATTTGCATTCAAACTGTAAGACACGGGAATGAATTACCACCGAATAACAAAAAGGGGAACACAAtagttaataaatctaaGTAGACTTTTCGTGTTGAGTAGAGACTCTTTGCATGGACATTAAGAAATCTTCGACAGATCTGTTGTCCTTGTGTGGTTTGGCTGGTCTACCGTTACAGATGTTGTCAAATGCTTCGGAGCCGGACATTAAGTAGTATAAACCACCCATGACACAGAAGACACCGAAGGAGAAGATCCAGGTTCTGACAACAGTAACAATATCAGTCCAGTTTTGAGACCACCATCCGAATAAGGTGAAACAGGTGGCGATGATATCCACAATAAGGATAGCACCACCTAATTGCCAGGATGGGATGGATGACCAGAATGGACCTTGAGCTCTGGTAATGAAAATTAACCAGTTTTCAGTCAAGGAAATTTGCAAGAATAAGATACCATCAAGACCACCGAAGTTTTGGACAATACCACCCTTCTTCATGAACATGGTGGTTAAAGTAATCCAAGTACCGATAGCTAAGATTATACCTAAGACAATAGACATACCCCATAATCTTGGAGTGTTCCACTTAACTGGCATTGGGTCATATGGAGCATTATCATAAGCAATGGCTAAAGTAGCAACATCAGCGAAAAGAGCAATAAAGacaattaaatcaatagATAAGGATTGGTTCAAGATAACAATCCATAAACCTAAGAAAATTTCCAAGTGTAAAGATAAAGCAATACGGTAGACAACATAAGCGTACATTCTGTGGAAAATTTGTCTGGAGGTCTTTAAAGCATCAATAATAGCAGATAAACCTGGGGCTAAGAAAACAATATCAGCAGCGGATCTGGCAGCATCAGTAGCACCTTCGACGGCAATACCAGTATCAGCCTTCTTCAAAGATGGGGCATCGTTAACACCATCACCAGTCATGGCAACTAAGTAACCTCTTGATTGTAAAATTTCAACGGCATTGTACTTGTGTTGTGGGAAAACTTCAGCGAAACCATCAGCGTTTTCAACGAAATCAGCAATTTCAGAACCGGCCATGTCACCACCACCGGATAAACCTAATCTGTCAGCATCATAAATGTTAGTACCTAAACCTAATTGACGACAAGTTTCCTTAGCAATACCAACGGCATCACCAGTTAACATCTTAACTCTTAAACCTAATCTTCTAGCTTCGTTAATAGTTTGAGCAGTATCATCTCTTGGAGGATCCATAACTGGCATAATACCTAAGATTTCCCAGTGACCTTCACCTCTCTTTCTAGCAACACCTAAAGATCTGAAACCTCTAGAAGCAAATTCAGTAACAGTGTTTTGATAGTTTTCGTGGACATCTTCTGGGATTGGGTGATCATCTTCAACAGTTTTTAAAACGAATAATGGAGAACCCTTAACACAGATAATTCTTTCACCTTCTGGTGATTCGACAATAGAGGTGACCTTCTTTGAGACAGGATCGAAAGGTTGGAATTCAATAAGCTTGTACTTGGTTAAAGCAGCCTTGGCCCTTGGGTAGTCaattaaagattttaaGAAAGCCTTATCAATAGCATCTAAAcccttcttctttctagAAGCAGCTAAACAACCGGTCAACATTAAGTCGTCGGCTTCAACACCTTCGACAGTGTATGGCTCGTGTAAAGATAACTTGTTCTTGGTTAAAGTACCGGTCTTATCGGAACATAAGATTTCGACACCGGCTAAGGATTCAATAGCAGACAATTTTTGAACAATAGCTTGCTTCTTAGCTAAGTAAGCAGCACCGACAGCCATGGTAGTGGTAACAACAGCTGGTAAACCAACTGGGACACCGACAATAAGAATAGCTAAAGTGTATCTTAAAATTGGAACAATTCTAACAGTACGGTAGAAACAAGCAACCCAGATAGGTAACAAAGTAACAATGACTAAAACCAATAATAAGGTACCAATGGAGTTCAAGACTTCAGTGAAGTGACCACCACTAGCACCGGCCTTGTTGACTAAAGCAGCAGCTCTACCAGTGAAGGTAGAATCAGCAGTAGCAGTAACAATCATGAAAGCTTCACCAGTCTTAACAGTAGAAGAAGAGTAAGTGGCATCACCAAATCTCTTTTCAACAGCTAAAGATTCACCAGTAATAGCAGATTGATCAATTTGTAAATGACAGTCTTCAGAAACAACTCTACCATCAGCTGGAATAACGGTACCGTCTTCCAATTGTAAAATATCACCTGGAACAATTTCACTTGCAGCAATTTCGATTAAAGAACCGTCACGGATAACGAAAGCAAAGTTAGCTAAagtcttcttcaattcatcGACAATAGAACCAGCTTGGTATTCTTGTACGAAACCAACGAAAGCgttcaataataacaaagCACAGATAACACCGAAATCAATCCAATCTTCTAAACCAGCGGCTAAAATAGCAGCGGCTTCCATAACGAATTGAATTGGACCAACAAAGAACATAACGAACTTCAAAACCAAGTTTTCTTTGTCTTCAGACATTTGGTTCAAACCGtacttctttcttctcttggTAACTTCATCGGCAGTCAAACCGGTAGTTGGGTCggttttcaataattcctCTGGAACAGCCTTGAAAGAGCTGTCGTCAACTGcttcatcgtcatcttcatcatcaagaCCTTTATGAGATTGCAAGTCCATGatcaattgatcaatatcttcttcttcatcgtcagACACAATCTTGTCGACCTTTTCGTTAGTTGGTTCAGTACCACTCATATTCGTTTTTATctaattaaaaattttatttaaaccAAAACAAAGCTAAAAACACAATTAAATTACTTAATTTGAGATAGcgtaaataaaataataaaaacgTAGAAAAGTATAACCTAATAGACTCAAAAAAAGGAAAAGAGGATATATTATAGCATCTTGAGGATTTTGATACTTATTTATATACGGCTGGATTGGGCTTTCGTCCACTTCTGGATTAGACGCATAGATAGTGCGagaaaaattttttgaGGGAATTTTAAATCAGAAACCAAAACACTAACAAATGGAGAAGTGTGTGTGAACCGTAAAAAAagttttatttcttttgaattgaCCTGGATAATGTTTACGAACTGCcaaatagaagaaaatgcCGGTGAGAATGGTTAGGAGCCCGACATCTGTTGCCGATGATATTGTCCGGATAGGCCAGGGAGGTGCCGGATTGGACCAAATGATAATATCGGCTGCAGTCCGCTTAGAATCCACGATGGACTAAAAGAGTTATGGCTGGATTAGGGTTACAGATTAGGTATAGGCCCCTGGCCTAGTGGGATACCCGGAGGGACCGATTGTTCCGGCAATAAGTGCTGGTAGCGGTGAAAGTGGTAGAAGTGGTGGAAAGAACGGGTGCTTCAAAGGGCTGGTGAGTGCTGAGTTGGCGTATAGTGCGTCGCTGGTGGTAGGCTGTTGTAATGTGCGCGGTTACTAGTAGAGCCTGGTAGGAACAAGAATACCCAAGTGGCCGGCTAACGGCTAATGTTCAGACTACGCAATGAAAACGTGTGGATGTAGGTGGAGTCCGGTTCTAATCTAGCTCTACCTACGTAGATCCACAGAGGAATGTAGATGAAAGATGAAGTAATATGACAACGGTGGAGCGGGTGACGAGTAAGTATGCAAAACGGAGTGTGAGCGAGGGATATGTTAGAGCCGCAGATGTAGGTACTTGTGCGCTAAGCGAGGGTGCGGTAATGGCGGCATTTTGCTGGTGGAGCGATGGGCTGGAAGTCGGGTAAGGGTCGGTTAGCTACCAGTGATTCCATCCCCATGGGCTGTTATTGGTCGGTGCGTCATTTGGACGCACCCACTACTTTTCTATTATCTGTCAAAAATCCTATCGGCGCTCAACTTGTCCGTGTGAGCGTAGAGGAAAGTATAATGCCCCACCGATTGGTCGATTATTCTGCAGGTGTGGATCCACGGCGGAAATTAGATTTGTAATTACGGttataaacaaataaagaCGTACTCTGGCAGGATAAGAGGCGATTAGACGGTATAGGGCAAATTATAAGGGTTTATGACGTAGAGGAGTTGGAGAAATTTGAGACGTTATTGGAGATTGCTTTTGCGAAACTTTTTATGGGCATTTACGGTACTGTGTAGGAAAATTTCTCGCTGAGGGGCACCTGAAGgcatttttcaagatacTCCTATGAACACTTCTTGGCCAAATTACTAGAGAAATGATTGGTTATCGAGAATGTGTAAACAGATATATCATTGGCACGCCATAAATTGGAGTATCGGCAATTCTTAATGCCCAAAAGCACTGCAAGTTGCTTCTGTGTGCGGATATTAGCATACTCGGCGATTTCACTCCGATAGCCGATGGAACGTACACGGACAGCATAACTATATAACCGTTGAAAAGAAGTCGGCGAGCAACGCTGAAATAGAGAACGTCGGCGTTACCATAAGCCGATAGATTCAACATTTGGAAAGGCATATGTTCCTGAAGCACCACTGTCAATGCAAATTGCAGTTATAGGTATGGCAATTAATTAcataattttgaatgagCGCTGCCGTCTATTGTTCATTTTACTCGTTTCAGTATATTAATAGAATGCGCATATAATCCACTACAACAAAGGGCTAGCTAAAACCGTTGCTTGTTAGCCTCATAATTGTTACCTTCTGAAGACTAATACTTATATAAGTTTCTGACGGGCTTTCATTCTATTGTATAGCTTTAAAAGACCACTTGTTGTAGAGATGACTTCTGTAGAGATAAAATAAGTGTGATTATTATATAGgttaatcaattgatatGTTTTGCTATAACCAACAGTTAACGCAGAAACAAAGGTAATTGGAAAGTTAAAtacaaatttaaatttcaatttgtgTGGCTCAGTTTGTAGTTGCGACCAATGAATGTTAAACTCGATTTCAAATAGATTAAATTGTTAATACTAGTCCTTCGATAGAAGAATATCATCCTGCATTTGATTTAAGGTTTCTCAGGAAAAGGTTCTTTCGTATTTAAAGTTCTCCAGTTATGCATTACTTATTATTCGTTCATGTATTGCTGTTGATAATTGATCATGTCCAGTAGAaatgaaatgaaataaGATAGGTAAAGCTTTGTAGATGTTAATTGATGTATGTTTATGATGTACTATGTGCGGCTTTAAAAAATTGCgaaatttgaatgaaatatacaattatcGAATAATTTTGGATATAGCAATTATTTCACCATATCaacataataaatatttaagtaTACATTAGTAATTTTGTGTTCTAGCAGCTTTCCTTGCCCTTATTCTCCACTTAAGAGGTCTAAACACTTTCAAGATCAAATAAACCGAACTTCCGATGAATCTAAATGCTGCTAATCCGGCAACAATCCATAAGATGATTGTTAAAAAGATTTCTGAGTTACCACTAATTGACGTAGAATCGCTACTAGTTAATGTGTCTACTCCACCTGCTTCTAAGACAATTGCGATTAAAATCGCGTTAGTAAGCATCCAGACTAAAACGGTAACGGTTCTGATAAATGCATAATATGAATCGTCCTTTCGTTTTTTGTTGTTCACTTCGAGTGGGGGCGGAGGTAATGTTCTTAAACTTTCTAATGTGTTCAAATATGTctcatttaattcttcactCACGCCAGGAACGATAGTGACTATATTCTCTTTATCGTTATCCGCAGATTTAGCGCTTCCTAAATCTCTAGCTTGTACACTTCCCTTAGTACCCCATGAAACATCGTGGATATTACAGAATGAATAGATATTCAAGATGTTGATGTAGCTTGGCGAAAGCAAAAGGTACTGCAAAAATGAAGTAACCATGAAACTTGGTTCACCATACATCAATGATGCCACAAAATATAAAGCATACGTTGAAACAACAGAGACAATTAAATCTCTAAATTTTGTGTCAGTAAATAACAAAGATACTGTGAAATCATCTTTATGACTCTTCAATGCTGCCTGGACTGTGTGAACGGCAAGGAAAATTGCAGCAAACAACATATATACCATTAAGACGGCAAATATGCAAGCAATTACAAGATAAAACTTCCTCGTACCTCTTGGGGTATTACCAAAAGACAAAACAAATGTACAAACAACAGACCCAACATAGAACCATAGAAATATAACAGCCAAATATTTTCCTACGTCGAAGTTCATATCTTTAGCTCCTAAGTTAGCAGTTAAAATCCTAAAAACTAGGAAAAACGATGCAATTGAAAACCATGACACTAACAATGTAATCAACtgataataaaattctaattgcaagaacaattttcttaataatgAGTGATTAGATTTCCATATTTTTGTCCAGTGGAAAACAGCATAAGCAGCTGCAAATAAAGATCCGTTAAGccatcttcttctttgcaacacaaattcatcaatcaCCTCTGGAACATCTGTTTCAGCTTTTGCTTCATTCACATATCTCAAAACATAGTTATGGTTCTTCTTAGCTACTAATTCAAAACACAAAATTCTATCTTCGGCTAAATACATATTCGAAGTAAAAATGCCTGCTTcttggaaatttttttctttcaatgtct
Protein-coding regions in this window:
- a CDS encoding DEHA2A08800p (highly similar to uniprot|P05030 Saccharomyces cerevisiae YGL008C PMA1 Plasma membrane H+-ATPase): MSGTEPTNEKVDKIVSDDEEEDIDQLIMDLQSHKGLDDEDDDEAVDDSSFKAVPEELLKTDPTTGLTADEVTKRRKKYGLNQMSEDKENLVLKFVMFFVGPIQFVMEAAAILAAGLEDWIDFGVICALLLLNAFVGFVQEYQAGSIVDELKKTLANFAFVIRDGSLIEIAASEIVPGDILQLEDGTVIPADGRVVSEDCHLQIDQSAITGESLAVEKRFGDATYSSSTVKTGEAFMIVTATADSTFTGRAAALVNKAGASGGHFTEVLNSIGTLLLVLVIVTLLPIWVACFYRTVRIVPILRYTLAILIVGVPVGLPAVVTTTMAVGAAYLAKKQAIVQKLSAIESLAGVEILCSDKTGTLTKNKLSLHEPYTVEGVEADDLMLTGCLAASRKKKGLDAIDKAFLKSLIDYPRAKAALTKYKLIEFQPFDPVSKKVTSIVESPEGERIICVKGSPLFVLKTVEDDHPIPEDVHENYQNTVTEFASRGFRSLGVARKRGEGHWEILGIMPVMDPPRDDTAQTINEARRLGLRVKMLTGDAVGIAKETCRQLGLGTNIYDADRLGLSGGGDMAGSEIADFVENADGFAEVFPQHKYNAVEILQSRGYLVAMTGDGVNDAPSLKKADTGIAVEGATDAARSAADIVFLAPGLSAIIDALKTSRQIFHRMYAYVVYRIALSLHLEIFLGLWIVILNQSLSIDLIVFIALFADVATLAIAYDNAPYDPMPVKWNTPRLWGMSIVLGIILAIGTWITLTTMFMKKGGIVQNFGGLDGILFLQISLTENWLIFITRAQGPFWSSIPSWQLGGAILIVDIIATCFTLFGWWSQNWTDIVTVVRTWIFSFGVFCVMGGLYYLMSGSEAFDNICNGRPAKPHKDNRSVEDFLMSMQRVSTQHEKST